Proteins from one Mercurialis annua linkage group LG7, ddMerAnnu1.2, whole genome shotgun sequence genomic window:
- the LOC126655990 gene encoding uncharacterized protein LOC126655990 isoform X2: MATLNTISSHKLSKSITQTQFYQPKSSKRLPILTNNRKKFAIGSITEDREVVPIRNKKTSKNQNLLVDGPKDIEGLVSSSSIEEKKEDDGNDKDKLMTRAINASIVLGFGTVAVSKLLTIDHDYWHGWTLYEILRYVPEHNWIAYEQALKSNPVLAKMAISGIVYSIGDWIAQCYEGKPIFEFDRTRTFRSGLVGFTLHGSLSHYYYQFCEALFPFEDWWVVPAKVAFDQTVWAAIWNSIYFVVLGFLRFESPANVFSELTATFWPMLTVRSLF, from the exons ATGGCTACCCTTAACACCATCTCTTCCCATAAACTCTCTAAATCCATCACACAAACACAATTCTATCAACCCAAATCATCAAAAAGATTACCCATTTTGACCAATAACAGAAAGAAATTTGCAATTGGGTCCATCACAGAGGACAGAGAAGTGGTTCctataagaaataaaaaaacttcaaaGAACCAAAATTTATTAGTTGATGGGCCTAAAGATATTGAGGGTCTTGtgtcttcttcttcaattgAAGAGAAAAAAGAAGACGATGGTAATGACAAAGATAAGTTAATGACTAGAGCAATTAATGCTAGTATTGTTTTGGGGTTTGGGACTGTTGCTGTTAGTAAGCTGCTCACTATTGATCATGATTATTGGCAT GGATGGACCCTTTACGAGATACTAAGGTATGTACCTGAACACAATTGGATTGCTTATGAACAAGCTCTCAAATCAAACCCGGTTTTAGCAAAAATGGCTATTAGTGGTATTGTCTACTCTATAGGGGATTGGATTGCACAA TGTTATGAAGGAAAACCGATTTTTGAGTTTGACCGGACACGCACGTTTAGATCAGGCCTTGTTGGATTTACTCTTCATGGATCTCTTTCTCATTATTATTACCAATTCTGCGAG GCTCTTTTTCCTTTTGAAGATTGGTGGGTGGTGCCTGCCAAAGTTGCCTTTGATCAAACAGTGTGGGCGGCAATTTGGAACAGCATCTATTTTGTGGTGTTAGGCTTTCTGCGTTTTGAGTCTCCGGCCAATGTTTTTAGTGAGCTGACGGCTACGTTTTGGCCTATGTTGACCGTAAGAAGTCTTTTTTGA
- the LOC126655990 gene encoding uncharacterized protein LOC126655990 isoform X1, producing the protein MATLNTISSHKLSKSITQTQFYQPKSSKRLPILTNNRKKFAIGSITEDREVVPIRNKKTSKNQNLLVDGPKDIEGLVSSSSIEEKKEDDGNDKDKLMTRAINASIVLGFGTVAVSKLLTIDHDYWHGWTLYEILRYVPEHNWIAYEQALKSNPVLAKMAISGIVYSIGDWIAQCYEGKPIFEFDRTRTFRSGLVGFTLHGSLSHYYYQFCEALFPFEDWWVVPAKVAFDQTVWAAIWNSIYFVVLGFLRFESPANVFSELTATFWPMLTAGWKLWPFAHLITYGVVPLEQRLLWVDCVELIWVTILSTYSNEKSEVRTSEAAIDATFNSSSNPTEV; encoded by the exons ATGGCTACCCTTAACACCATCTCTTCCCATAAACTCTCTAAATCCATCACACAAACACAATTCTATCAACCCAAATCATCAAAAAGATTACCCATTTTGACCAATAACAGAAAGAAATTTGCAATTGGGTCCATCACAGAGGACAGAGAAGTGGTTCctataagaaataaaaaaacttcaaaGAACCAAAATTTATTAGTTGATGGGCCTAAAGATATTGAGGGTCTTGtgtcttcttcttcaattgAAGAGAAAAAAGAAGACGATGGTAATGACAAAGATAAGTTAATGACTAGAGCAATTAATGCTAGTATTGTTTTGGGGTTTGGGACTGTTGCTGTTAGTAAGCTGCTCACTATTGATCATGATTATTGGCAT GGATGGACCCTTTACGAGATACTAAGGTATGTACCTGAACACAATTGGATTGCTTATGAACAAGCTCTCAAATCAAACCCGGTTTTAGCAAAAATGGCTATTAGTGGTATTGTCTACTCTATAGGGGATTGGATTGCACAA TGTTATGAAGGAAAACCGATTTTTGAGTTTGACCGGACACGCACGTTTAGATCAGGCCTTGTTGGATTTACTCTTCATGGATCTCTTTCTCATTATTATTACCAATTCTGCGAG GCTCTTTTTCCTTTTGAAGATTGGTGGGTGGTGCCTGCCAAAGTTGCCTTTGATCAAACAGTGTGGGCGGCAATTTGGAACAGCATCTATTTTGTGGTGTTAGGCTTTCTGCGTTTTGAGTCTCCGGCCAATGTTTTTAGTGAGCTGACGGCTACGTTTTGGCCTATGTTGACC GCAGGATGGAAGCTTTGGCCATTTGCTCATTTGATCACTTACGGCGTTGTCCCTCTAGAACAAAGACTCCTTTGGGTAGATTGCGTGGAGCTCATCTGGGTTACGATACTTTCTAC TTACTCAAATGAGAAATCAGAAGTTCGGACTTCTGAGGCGGCAATAGATGCAACCTTTAATTCTTCAAGCAATCCTACTGAGGTATAA